One Drechmeria coniospora strain ARSEF 6962 chromosome 01, whole genome shotgun sequence genomic region harbors:
- a CDS encoding ANK-repeat protein MBP1, with protein sequence MVKAAAAAGPPPTGPGIYSATYSGIPVYEFQFGADLKEHVMRRRHDDWINATHILKAAGFDKPARTRILERDVQKDVHEKIQGGYGKYQGTWIPLDTGESLAQRHSIYERLRPIFEFVPGNESPPPAPRHATKPKAFKARAAPAAPKWAANKAKPPPAAALMHSASMASSGMMMAEEYEHADATMGGDEDTPDNLTVGSASYMADEDHFDMSHMSTGHRKRKREEQMQDLSEQQHGVYGDELLDYFLLSRNEQPAVKPDPPANFQPNWLIDAENHTALHWASAMGDIDVVRQLKRFNACVSVRNMRGETPFMRSVNFTNCYEKQSFAAVMKELFETVDVRDNAGCTVIHHAAVMKNGRVFSPSCSRYYLDHILNMVQETMDPAAFQQLLDVQDNEGNTALHLAASRNARKCIRSLLGRNASTDIANNEGVRAEDLIMELNASKKERGPQRSSSPFAPESQRHASFRDAFGASKASSTSRRPAPSFSSAAATTVQSRISPLMMEKFQDLAKSYDEEWQEKDVAEGEARRILGHTQAELNVARQQIAELEAQLEADDSAANMSNEANLAKHQVLSIITHQNRLHVHRAVDGDLGRLNGEAQQQQHDEQQQGQSQEQRLSLARQLGQMLADQRLAEAEYVDALSMVGVGDKIEKYRKLLKRCLDPKDGETLDTNLDSLIDMMEEERDVHEMHEPRPPPPPAAAAAANAEPMDLTLGP encoded by the exons ATggtcaaggccgccgccgccgcgggccCTCCGCCGACGGGCCCCGGCATCTACAGTGCCACGTACAGCGGG ATACCGGTGTACGAGTTTCAGTTCGGAGCCGACCTCAAGGAGCACGTGATGCGGAGGAGGCACGACGACTGGATCAATGCGACGCACATCCTCaaggccgccggcttcgacaaGCCGGCGCGGACGCGAATCCTCGAGCGAGACGTGCAAAAGGACGTGCACGAGAAGATCCAGGGCGGCTACGGCAAATACCAAG GCACCTGGATTCCCCTGGACACGGGCGAGTCGCTCGCGCAGAGACACAGCATCTACGAACGGTTACGACCCATATTCGAGTTCGTGCCGGGCAACGagagcccgccgccggcgccgcggcaCGCGACCAAGCCCAAGGCCTTCAAGGCTCGAGCGGCACCAGCCGCTCCCAAGTGGGCAGCCAACAaggcgaagccgccgccggcggcggcgctgatGCACAGCGcctcgatggcgtcgtcgggcatgatgatggcggaggagtacgagcacgccgacgccaccatgggcggcgacgaggacacgCCCGACAACCTCACGGTCGGCTCGGCGTCGTacatggccgacgaggaccacTTTGACATGTCGCACATGTCGACGGGCCACCGGAAGCGCAAGCGGGAGGAGCAGATGCAGGACCTGTcggagcagcagcacggcgtctacggcgacgagctcctcgactACTTCCTCCTCTCCCGAAACGAGCAGCCGGCGGTCAAGCCGGACCCGCCGGCCAACTTCCAGCCCAACTGgctcatcgacgccgagaaCCACACGGCACTGCACTGggcgtcggccatgggcgACATCGACGTGGTGCGGCAGCTCAAGCGCTTCAACGCCTGCGTCAGCGTGCGGAACATGCGGGGCGAGACGCCCTTTATGCGGTCCGTCAACTTCACCAACTGCTACGAGAAGCAGTCGTTTGCGGCCGTCATGAAGGAGCTGTTCGAGACGGTCGACGTGCGGGACAACGCCGGCTGCACCGTCATCCACCACGCGGCGGTGATGAAGAACGGGCGCGTCTTCAGCCCGTCGTGCTCGCGCTACTACCTCGACCACATCCTCAACATGGTGCAGGAGACGATGGACCCGGCGGCCTTTCAGCAGCTGCTAGACGTGCAAGACAACGAGGGCAACACGGCGCTGCACCTGGCGGCGAGCCGGAACGCGCGCAAGTGCATCCGCTCGCTGCTCGGGCGCAACGCGTCGACGGACATTGCCAACAACGAGGGCGTGCGGGCCGAGGACCTCATCATGGAGCTCAACGCGAGCAAGAAGGAGCGCGGGCCGCagcggtcgtcgtcgccgtttgCGCCCGAGTCGCAGCGGCACGCCTCCTTCCGGGACGCCTTTGGCGCGTCcaaggcgtcgtcgacgtcgaggaggccggcgccgtcgttttcgtcggcggcggcgacgacggtgcagTCGCGGATATCGCCGCTGATGATGGAGAAGTTCCAGGACCTCGCCAAGAGCTACGACGAGGAGTGGCAGGAGAAggacgtggccgagggcgaggcgcgGCGCATCCTCGGCCACACGCAGGCGGAGCTCAACGTGGCGCGGCAGCAGattgccgagctcgaggcacagctcgaggccgacgacagcgCGGCCAACATGTCGAACGAGGCGAACCTCGCCAAGCACCAGGTGCTGTCGATCATAACGCACCAGAACAGGCTGCACGTGCAccgggccgtcgacggcgacctcggccggctcaACGGCgaggcgcagcagcagcagcatgacgagcagcagcaggggcAGTCGCAGGAGCAGCGGCTGTCGCTCGCgcgccagctcggccagaTGCTCGCCGACCAGCGactggccgaggccgagtaCGTCGACGCGCTCAGcatggtcggcgtcggggacAAGATTGAAAAGTACCGCAAGCTGCTCAAGCGATGCCTCGACCCcaaggacggcgagacgCTCGACACGAACCTCGACAGCCTCATCGAcatgatggaggaggagagggacgTGCACGAGATGCAcgagcctcggcctcctcctcctccggcggcggcggcggcggccaacgcgGAGCCGATGGACCTGACTCTCGGACCGTAG